One genomic region from Saprospiraceae bacterium encodes:
- a CDS encoding inositol monophosphatase — translation MEIAQIYPSVQNLVVEVGDWISGQQKLFSNSDIEEKGLNNLVSYVDKTAEQQLVSGLKLILPGSHFLTEEATIEHHPGGEWEWVIDPLDGTTNFLHRIPLYCVSVALRHDGEIVLGIIYVPNLQEIFHAVKGAGAYLNGQRIKVSEAPALSSALIATGFPHRNFEGMDAYIKALEYFFYNTQSLRRMGAAAIDLAYIACGRMDGFFELKLSPWDIAAGALLITEAGGMISDFNGSDDYLFKSELLAGNPVIYNEMREVLHRYFAI, via the coding sequence GTGGAAATAGCTCAGATATATCCCTCTGTTCAAAACCTGGTAGTCGAAGTAGGGGATTGGATCTCCGGCCAGCAAAAACTTTTTTCAAATAGCGATATTGAAGAAAAGGGACTGAATAATTTAGTCTCCTATGTGGATAAAACGGCAGAGCAACAGCTGGTATCAGGCTTAAAACTCATCTTGCCGGGCTCACATTTCCTCACAGAAGAAGCCACCATTGAGCATCATCCCGGCGGAGAATGGGAATGGGTCATCGATCCACTGGATGGTACTACCAATTTTTTGCACCGCATACCTTTGTATTGTGTGAGCGTAGCTCTAAGGCATGATGGCGAGATAGTGCTTGGTATTATATATGTACCTAACCTGCAGGAAATATTCCATGCGGTCAAGGGCGCCGGAGCCTATCTCAACGGTCAGCGAATCAAGGTCAGTGAGGCACCGGCATTGTCTTCAGCGTTGATTGCTACAGGTTTTCCACATCGAAATTTTGAAGGCATGGACGCTTATATTAAAGCCCTGGAATACTTTTTTTATAATACTCAAAGTTTGCGCCGGATGGGAGCTGCTGCAATAGATCTGGCATATATAGCTTGTGGCAGGATGGATGGCTTTTTTGAGTTAAAACTGAGTCCTTGGGACATCGCGGCGGGTGCTCTCCTCATTACTGAAGCCGGAGGCATGATATCTGACTTTAATGGCAGTGATGATTATCTGTTTAAATCAGAATTATTGGCAGGTAACCCTGTGATTTACAACGAGATGCGCGAAGTACTTCATCGTTATTTTGCCATATAG
- a CDS encoding NifU family protein: protein METLAKSPVMLYTEQTPNPETLKFVLNRILYKGIADFKQADQAFDWSPFASALFEFPFVKGVYMCNNFVTITKESAVEWNDIMLELKEYIKSWIADDKPIIAEGYQAYMDQQEKDNSTIQYSEADAELVKRIKELIETYVKPAVEMDGGNIEFKAFDQGTVYVIMQGSCSGCPSSTVTLKAGIEGMLKRMIPEVKEVVSEMG from the coding sequence ATGGAAACTTTAGCTAAAAGCCCCGTCATGTTGTACACAGAGCAGACTCCCAACCCGGAGACCCTCAAGTTTGTACTCAATCGTATCCTCTATAAAGGTATCGCTGACTTTAAACAGGCCGATCAGGCCTTTGACTGGTCGCCTTTTGCATCTGCTTTATTCGAATTTCCTTTTGTCAAGGGGGTGTATATGTGCAATAATTTTGTCACGATCACCAAAGAAAGCGCTGTCGAGTGGAATGACATCATGCTCGAGCTGAAAGAATATATCAAATCCTGGATAGCTGATGACAAGCCGATTATCGCCGAAGGGTACCAGGCATATATGGATCAACAGGAAAAAGACAACTCTACCATCCAATACAGCGAGGCCGATGCCGAACTGGTCAAAAGGATCAAAGAGCTGATCGAGACATATGTCAAACCAGCCGTAGAAATGGATGGTGGCAATATAGAGTTTAAAGCTTTCGACCAGGGCACCGTATATGTGATCATGCAGGGTTCTTGTAGCGGTTGTCCTTCTTCTACTGTGACGCTCAAAGCAGGGATTGAAGGTATGCTCAAACGCATGATTCCGGAAGTGAAGGAAGTCGTGTCTGAAATGGGGTAA
- a CDS encoding Gfo/Idh/MocA family oxidoreductase: MSDRRKFIKTTGLALAGSTLWSGVQGSPFVTINRKNPPSDTLRFGAIGINGMGWSNTRADIKMPNAQLVALCDIDQSVLDKRMGDLKGLGVDAAKVKTYKDYRKLLEEKEIDFVIIGTPDHWHPLITIAACQAGKDVYCEKPIANSIGEVLMMEQAQKKYNRVIQVGQWQRSQKHFRDAIDYVHSGKLGQIRMVKTWAFQGWMKPAPKGVVLPVPPGVDYDMWQGPAKHRPFKTEHFHFNFRWFWEYAGGLMCDWGVHIIDYALFGMNATMPKTVAALGGKFAYPDLSHETPDTQSTIYEFDNFILSWEHALAIDNGPYHRDHGIGFIGNNGTLVVDRNGWEVIEEAAVKTKVMEPMHLKEDNGVQLHMENFAGVVRNRKMNELNCPIETAALVAKVCQMGNIAYRSGKKLTWDKSKQQFTDKSVNKQYLMPKYENGWKLEV, from the coding sequence ATGTCTGATCGAAGAAAATTTATCAAAACCACGGGATTGGCGCTGGCAGGATCCACTTTGTGGTCAGGTGTACAAGGATCACCATTTGTTACGATTAACAGAAAAAACCCTCCCTCTGACACGCTGCGATTTGGAGCCATCGGCATCAACGGGATGGGATGGAGCAATACCAGGGCTGACATCAAAATGCCTAATGCTCAGCTCGTAGCGCTTTGCGATATTGATCAGTCAGTGCTAGATAAAAGGATGGGCGATCTTAAAGGTCTCGGGGTCGATGCTGCAAAAGTAAAAACCTATAAAGACTACCGGAAGCTTTTGGAAGAAAAAGAGATTGACTTTGTGATCATCGGCACCCCGGACCACTGGCATCCATTGATTACGATAGCTGCCTGCCAGGCCGGCAAAGATGTGTATTGTGAAAAACCTATCGCCAACAGCATCGGGGAGGTTTTAATGATGGAACAAGCACAAAAAAAATATAACCGTGTCATCCAGGTTGGTCAATGGCAACGCAGTCAAAAACATTTCAGAGATGCTATCGATTATGTTCATTCAGGTAAGTTGGGTCAGATCCGCATGGTAAAAACCTGGGCCTTCCAGGGTTGGATGAAACCGGCTCCGAAAGGCGTGGTGCTGCCAGTACCACCCGGTGTAGACTATGATATGTGGCAGGGACCTGCCAAACACCGGCCGTTCAAGACAGAACATTTCCACTTCAATTTCAGATGGTTTTGGGAATATGCAGGGGGCTTGATGTGTGATTGGGGGGTCCATATTATAGACTATGCACTCTTTGGGATGAATGCCACGATGCCTAAAACGGTAGCTGCTCTTGGAGGCAAGTTTGCCTATCCTGATCTTAGCCATGAGACCCCGGATACTCAATCTACGATCTACGAATTTGATAATTTTATCCTGAGTTGGGAGCACGCTTTGGCGATAGACAATGGGCCTTATCATCGCGATCATGGCATTGGATTTATAGGCAATAACGGTACCCTCGTAGTGGATCGTAATGGCTGGGAAGTGATTGAGGAAGCTGCGGTGAAGACCAAGGTAATGGAGCCCATGCATCTCAAAGAAGACAATGGAGTACAATTGCATATGGAAAACTTTGCAGGTGTAGTGAGAAACAGGAAAATGAATGAACTCAACTGCCCCATCGAGACAGCCGCCCTGGTGGCAAAAGTGTGCCAAATGGGCAATATCGCTTACAGAAGCGGCAAAAAACTCACCTGGGATAAGTCTAAACAACAATTTACTGACAAATCAGTGAATAAGCAGTACCTCATGCCTAAGTATGAGAATGGTTGGAAACTAGAAGTATAG
- a CDS encoding PLP-dependent transferase — MKFATKVIHSGIEPDPSTGAIMTPIYQTSTYVQAAPGDHKGYEYARTQNPTRSVLEANLAALENGRHGICFASGLAAQDAVMKLLSPGEEILSTNDLYGGSFRQMRRVYEKYGIKSTFVNLSDAKTAEEHIKPGIKLLWVETPTNPMLNIIDLELVCGLAKKHGILVCVDNTFASPYLQNPLDYGADIVLHSATKYINGHSDVVHGALIVKSQELADQLHFIQNATGAVPGPMDCFLVLRGIKTMHIRVQRACQNAARIAHHLAQHPKVSKVYYPGFASHPNHAVAKKQMRDFGAMVSFDLVDNRQDPVFKILSNTKLFSLAESLGGVESLIGHPASMTHASIPKEERLKTGLTDSLIRLSVGIEDVEDLIEDLDRALTYG, encoded by the coding sequence ATGAAATTTGCTACCAAAGTCATCCATTCGGGTATAGAACCTGATCCCTCTACAGGAGCCATTATGACGCCTATCTATCAAACATCTACGTATGTGCAGGCTGCTCCAGGTGATCACAAAGGATATGAATATGCACGAACTCAAAATCCTACCCGATCCGTCCTGGAAGCCAACCTGGCGGCTTTAGAAAATGGTCGCCATGGGATCTGCTTTGCGAGTGGTTTAGCGGCCCAGGATGCCGTCATGAAACTGCTTTCTCCCGGCGAGGAGATACTATCTACCAATGATCTGTATGGTGGATCCTTTCGTCAGATGCGTCGGGTGTACGAGAAGTATGGCATCAAATCCACTTTCGTCAATCTATCAGATGCAAAGACAGCAGAGGAACATATCAAGCCAGGCATCAAGCTCCTGTGGGTAGAGACCCCTACCAATCCCATGTTGAATATCATTGATCTCGAACTGGTATGTGGCCTGGCAAAAAAACATGGGATCCTGGTATGTGTAGACAATACATTTGCATCACCTTATCTGCAGAATCCACTTGATTATGGGGCAGACATTGTATTACATTCAGCCACAAAGTATATCAATGGCCACTCAGATGTGGTGCACGGTGCCTTGATCGTCAAATCCCAGGAACTGGCTGATCAGTTACATTTCATTCAAAACGCGACTGGAGCTGTGCCTGGCCCCATGGATTGTTTTCTGGTCTTGCGTGGCATTAAGACGATGCATATACGAGTACAACGGGCATGTCAGAACGCTGCCCGCATCGCTCATCATCTGGCACAGCATCCCAAAGTATCTAAAGTGTATTATCCGGGGTTTGCTTCGCACCCCAATCATGCGGTCGCTAAAAAACAAATGCGTGATTTTGGCGCCATGGTCTCCTTTGACCTTGTAGATAACAGACAAGATCCTGTATTTAAGATATTGAGCAATACCAAATTGTTTTCCCTCGCTGAATCTTTGGGCGGAGTCGAATCATTGATTGGACATCCGGCGTCCATGACTCATGCCTCTATTCCAAAAGAAGAACGACTCAAAACAGGGTTGACTGATTCACTCATTCGCCTGAGTGTAGGTATAGAAGATGTGGAGGACCTGATTGAAGATCTCGATCGTGCACTTACCTATGGCTGA
- the radC gene encoding DNA repair protein RadC translates to MADHRQSIKQWSTQDKPREKLMDKGVGTLSDSELLAILISSGTKDLSALDVARNLLNLADNSLHNLSGMSLKDLRKIKGIGSAKGVTILAAIELGMRRLHEIRPQKQPITKSAESAFLFEIIRHSKQEEFWLACFNRAMIPVYVGRVHLGGISAVSADQRIIYKTALEHHASSIIVAHNHPSGTLKPSKADLEVTKMLKSAGDLLEIKLTDHLILTEDAYFSFADEGLI, encoded by the coding sequence ATGGCTGATCACAGGCAGAGTATCAAACAGTGGTCCACCCAAGATAAACCACGGGAAAAACTGATGGATAAAGGTGTTGGGACTTTAAGTGATTCTGAATTGCTCGCTATTCTCATATCTTCCGGTACGAAGGATCTTAGTGCGCTGGATGTTGCCCGCAATCTCCTTAATCTGGCAGACAACAGTTTACACAATCTGTCAGGAATGTCCCTGAAAGATTTGCGAAAAATAAAGGGTATCGGAAGTGCTAAAGGAGTGACCATACTCGCTGCCATAGAACTGGGTATGCGAAGACTTCATGAGATCAGGCCGCAAAAACAACCCATCACGAAAAGCGCAGAAAGTGCTTTCTTGTTCGAGATTATCCGGCATAGCAAACAGGAAGAGTTCTGGTTAGCCTGCTTCAATCGGGCCATGATCCCTGTATACGTAGGAAGAGTACATCTGGGTGGCATCTCAGCGGTTTCGGCAGACCAGCGGATCATTTACAAAACAGCATTGGAACATCATGCATCCTCCATCATCGTGGCACATAATCATCCCAGCGGCACACTCAAACCCAGCAAAGCTGATCTGGAGGTCACCAAAATGCTTAAATCTGCAGGAGACTTGCTGGAGATCAAACTAACCGATCACCTGATACTGACCGAAGACGCTTATTTTAGTTTTGCAGACGAAGGATTGATATGA
- a CDS encoding ABC transporter ATP-binding protein, producing MAEAKQKFNYSLLRRVLQLSFPYKKLFYWTIFLAIIQAPIGILRPHLINVMVDENIMKNTLSGLGRLVMWYMLVLVGSVWLRYIFILATNQLGQSIVRDLRTRVFNHIIDLKLAFFDKTPIGTSTTRTINDIESINEVFSEGVITILADILGLIAVLIIMFVVSWKLSLVCLTTLPFLIYASYLFKEKVRISFQQVRSHIARMNSFLQERISGMRIIQIFNSEEQEKSKFKKINKDYTTANINGIFYYAVFFPVVELISATSLALMVWWGANGVIQGEVTLGALVAFPIYLTMLFRPIRFMADKFNTLQMGLVAAERVFGILDNTERIDNKGTVVGKKLNGDIEFDAVRFGYIENQEVLKGISFKVPGHTTLAIVGSTGSGKTTIISVLDRLYDIQQGTIKIDGKNIQDYELSYLRSRIGVVLQDVFLFGGTVLENITFRQGDIPEAEVINAAKQIGAHEFIEKLPGGYDFIISERGSNLSMGQRQLISFVRALVFNPDILILDEATSSIDPESESVIQYAIEKLIEKRTSIIIAHRLSTIRHANQVMVMDHGEIKEIGTHEELLDHPSGFYRKLYEYQFSRMAEVD from the coding sequence ATGGCGGAAGCAAAACAAAAATTTAATTATTCTCTGCTGCGCAGAGTACTACAACTTTCATTTCCCTATAAAAAACTTTTTTATTGGACGATATTTCTTGCGATCATCCAAGCCCCAATAGGCATCCTGAGGCCTCACCTGATCAATGTGATGGTGGATGAAAACATCATGAAAAATACACTGTCCGGATTGGGCAGACTGGTGATGTGGTATATGCTTGTGCTGGTGGGGTCAGTTTGGCTGAGATATATTTTTATATTGGCTACCAATCAATTAGGGCAATCCATTGTGAGAGATTTAAGGACACGGGTATTTAATCATATTATAGATCTTAAGCTGGCTTTTTTTGACAAGACTCCTATCGGCACTTCTACTACGCGTACCATCAATGATATCGAATCGATCAATGAAGTGTTCTCCGAAGGCGTCATCACTATACTTGCAGATATATTGGGTTTGATAGCAGTATTAATCATCATGTTTGTGGTGAGCTGGAAGCTTAGCCTGGTTTGTTTGACTACTTTGCCCTTCTTAATTTATGCCAGTTACCTCTTCAAAGAAAAAGTAAGAATATCTTTTCAGCAAGTAAGAAGTCATATAGCACGGATGAATTCATTTTTACAAGAGAGAATTTCCGGCATGAGGATTATTCAAATTTTCAATTCTGAGGAGCAAGAAAAATCCAAATTTAAAAAAATCAACAAAGACTATACCACAGCCAATATCAATGGTATATTTTATTATGCTGTCTTTTTTCCAGTAGTAGAATTGATCTCGGCGACCTCCCTGGCACTCATGGTGTGGTGGGGGGCTAACGGGGTGATTCAAGGAGAGGTTACTCTCGGCGCTTTAGTGGCCTTCCCGATCTATCTTACGATGCTATTCAGGCCTATTCGATTTATGGCAGACAAATTTAATACGCTGCAAATGGGGCTTGTGGCAGCGGAGAGAGTATTTGGCATTCTCGACAATACTGAAAGAATTGATAATAAAGGCACTGTAGTTGGAAAAAAATTAAACGGTGATATTGAGTTTGATGCGGTGAGATTTGGATATATTGAAAATCAGGAAGTGCTCAAAGGTATAAGCTTCAAAGTGCCAGGCCACACCACTTTGGCGATTGTAGGAAGTACAGGCTCAGGCAAAACGACCATCATCAGTGTCCTTGACAGGCTCTACGACATTCAACAGGGTACGATAAAAATAGATGGTAAAAACATTCAAGACTACGAACTCAGCTATCTGCGTAGCAGAATCGGAGTGGTCTTGCAGGATGTGTTTTTGTTTGGTGGCACCGTATTGGAAAACATTACTTTTAGACAAGGAGATATTCCCGAAGCGGAAGTAATTAATGCCGCCAAACAGATCGGGGCTCATGAATTCATCGAGAAATTGCCTGGAGGGTATGATTTTATCATCTCAGAGCGGGGATCCAATCTATCTATGGGACAGAGACAACTCATCTCTTTTGTGAGGGCCCTGGTGTTTAATCCGGATATCCTGATCCTGGATGAAGCCACATCGTCCATAGATCCCGAATCAGAATCTGTGATACAATATGCCATAGAAAAACTCATCGAAAAACGAACCTCTATCATCATAGCTCACCGGCTAAGCACCATACGCCATGCTAACCAGGTCATGGTCATGGATCATGGAGAAATCAAAGAAATCGGCACCCATGAAGAGCTCCTGGATCACCCAAGTGGATTCTATAGAAAGCTGTATGAATATCAGTTTTCGCGTATGGCAGAGGTAGATTAG
- a CDS encoding glycosyltransferase, translating to MAVLALMILCIYSALIGLGLLTWHRVIQAPVNHSIPSGQSISIIIPYRNEARSLPQLLSHLDRQDLDPALWTCFFVNDHSEDEGPQMIASRLKPNYRMLDAIGSGKKNAIKTALASIETRSIVQTDADCLMGEAWLSSYQSLAGKDENIFCTAPVVIVQPLSILDHLQMLEMMALMGMTLAGIESGRWYMANGANMYYSRELAIRHYSDKAPEKAFASGDDMGLVYAAASEPNYKIKFNLHPDSIVTTPSINGMNHLISQRLRWSTKNYSSKDGGMKVALAIALSINVTNVLFVILTLFYPSLFPATLMMWVSKLTIDYLYLKSMSSFYHYGMPVGKYLLSSLIYPFYISFVFILSIFKRNYEWKGRIAR from the coding sequence ATGGCAGTTCTGGCTCTGATGATCCTATGTATTTATTCAGCTTTGATAGGTTTGGGCTTGTTGACATGGCATAGAGTGATACAAGCCCCCGTAAACCACTCCATACCGTCTGGCCAATCCATCAGCATAATCATCCCATATAGGAATGAAGCACGCTCCTTACCTCAGCTTTTGTCTCACCTTGATCGACAGGATTTGGACCCCGCGTTATGGACTTGTTTTTTTGTAAATGACCATTCGGAAGATGAGGGACCACAGATGATAGCTTCCCGCTTAAAACCCAACTACAGGATGCTGGATGCCATCGGGTCAGGGAAAAAAAATGCCATCAAAACGGCATTAGCCAGCATAGAGACCAGATCGATCGTGCAGACTGATGCTGATTGTTTGATGGGGGAGGCTTGGCTGTCGTCTTACCAATCTTTGGCTGGGAAGGATGAAAATATATTCTGTACTGCCCCAGTGGTGATTGTTCAACCACTCAGTATTTTAGATCATCTCCAGATGTTAGAAATGATGGCGTTGATGGGCATGACACTGGCTGGCATAGAGTCTGGCCGCTGGTATATGGCTAATGGAGCAAATATGTATTATTCAAGAGAGCTGGCTATCAGGCACTACTCAGACAAGGCCCCTGAGAAAGCATTTGCCTCAGGTGATGATATGGGTTTGGTCTATGCGGCCGCATCTGAACCCAATTATAAAATAAAATTTAATCTTCATCCAGATTCCATTGTGACTACCCCTTCTATCAATGGAATGAACCATTTGATCAGTCAAAGACTGAGGTGGAGTACAAAAAATTATAGTTCCAAAGACGGGGGCATGAAAGTAGCACTTGCTATTGCATTGTCTATCAATGTGACCAATGTCCTATTTGTCATTTTGACCTTATTCTATCCATCCTTATTTCCAGCTACTTTGATGATGTGGGTGAGTAAATTGACAATTGATTATTTATACCTCAAGTCAATGTCCTCATTTTATCATTATGGTATGCCGGTCGGCAAATATTTGTTATCATCTCTGATCTATCCTTTTTATATCAGTTTTGTCTTCATCTTGAGTATTTTTAAACGGAATTATGAGTGGAAAGGAAGGATCGCCAGATAA